Genomic window (Chitinophaga parva):
AGGTCGGCCTGGGAGAAGTCGTCCTTTTTCAGGGCGCCCTTCAGCACATATTCACACTTGTTCAGGTTTTCCTGCAGCTTTGACATGGTCTTGTACGTCATCTTGTTCTGGACCATGGGTTTCTCAATGCGGTCCTGGAGTTTTTTCCAGTAGGCGTAATCCGGGGAGTTGGGAGTGAGGGCGGAGTCCGGGTTGATGTATTGCTGTTTCAGGCGGAAGTACTCACGGGTGGCCTCGTCAGAATCTTCTTTGAGGCTTTTGCCGTCTTTGCTGCCCAGGAAGTTCCAGCCGTGTACGTCGTCCACGAAACCGTTGTGGTCATCATCAATGCCGTTGCCGGGAATTTCGCCGGGGTTGGTCCAGAGGATGCTTTTGATGTCTTCGTGGGTGGTATCCACACCGGAGTCTATCACGGCTACCACCACCGGGGTGCTGGTTTTATCTTTCAGGAGTTGTTGATAGGCTTTTTCCGCACCAATGCCATACACACTGTCGGTATCGTAGCTGAGAAGATGCCAGTTGCGGGGAACGGCGCGTTGCGCTTGCGCCGGGCTGGCGAGGGCGGCCGTTAGTACCAGGGCAATTACCAGGGACCAGGGCTCCTTTCTGAATAATGTCATGCGAAGAGAATTTTTTCGGAGGTAGTTTTAACAATTAAAATACCATATTCGGTTAAAGATATGCCAAATGACCGGGGCGCATCCTGGAATAATGATGAACAGCATGTTACAGGGTTCTACGGTCACTTGATAAAATCACAAACGGAAGATCGGGGAAAATGCTTTCCGGGAGGGTTAAAAAAAATATAAAAAATTTTAGGGTGGCATAGGGGGGAAGGAATTTACTTTGCGTCTAAATAGCAATAGTGCCGCAAGCAAAGGCTGGGAACAGCCTCCGTAGCACGAAAGTAGAATAGCTCATAAGAAAAAAAATATTCATTTTTATAATTATGAGAGAATACATTAGCGAGTGATCGCACCAAGTATTTTCACATAAGCATGGTTTCCGTTTAACGTACAGCGAGGTTATCTAACCTCGCTATTTTTTTATAAACAAGTGTCGTATAACTAGTTGATTATCAATATTTTTATCGTTTATGTGCCCTGCCACGCCGTCCTGCGGGGAATGTGGGATGTGTAACGCTGCCGGCCCTGCAGGTGTCTTTTTTCCATGGCCTTTAGATAGTATCAGTACCTGCACTTTAGTGCTGACTTCAAACAAAACGGGGCTGCATCTTACCCGACACAGCCCCGTCCTTTACTTCCCTGAAGGCTTACAGGTCGAACTTTATCCCCTGCGCCAGCGGCAGGCTGGTGGAGTAATTGAGCGTATTCGTCTGGCGGCGCATATAGGCTTTCCAGGCGTCGGAGCCACTTTCACGGCCGCCCCCGGTTTCTTTCTCGCCCCCAAAGGCGCCCCCTATTTCTGCGCCGCTGGTGCCAATGTTCACGTTTGCGATCCCGCAGTCTGATCCCGCGGCGGAGAGGAACAACTCAGATTCCCGCAGGTTTTGGGTCATGATGGCGGAGGAAAGTCCCTGTGGCACCCCGTTCTGCAGGGCAATGGCCTCCTCGATGGTCTTGTATTTCATGACATACAAAATAGGCGCAAAGGTTTCGTGCTGCACAATGGCGAAGTGGTTTTCGGCTTCGGCAATGCAGGGCTTCACGTAGCAGCCGGATTCGTACCCGGCGCCTTCCAGCACACCCCCTTCTACCAGGAAACGCCCTCCCTGTTGCTTTACGGCGTCAATGGCATGCAGGTAGTGCTGTACCGCATCCTTGTCTATGAGCGGGCCTACATGCTGGTTTTCATCCAGTGGGTTGCCAATGCGCAATTGTTGGTAAGCCTTTACCAGCTTTTGGGTGAAAGCATCATATACACTTTCGTGGATGATGAGCCTGCGGGTGGTGGTGCAGCGCTGGCCCGCCGTGCCCACGGCGCCAAATACACAGCCTATCAGCGCCATGTCCAGGTTGGCATGCTCACTGATGATGATGGCATTGTTGCCACCCAGCTCCAGCAGGGCCTTGCCCAGGCGGGCGCCCACCACGGTGGCCAGCTGCTTGCCCATGCGGGTAGAGCCCGTGGCCGATACCAGTGGCACGCGGGTATCCTGGGCCAGCCATTCACCTACTTCCCGGCCCCCGTTCACCAGGCAAAGCACCCCACCCGGCACGGCATTGGCCTTGAGGATGGGCTCCATGATCTTTTGTACGGCAATGGAGGTAAGAGGCGTTTTTTCACTGGGCTTCCAGATACATACATCGCCGCAAACCAGCGCCAGCATGGCGTTCCAGCTCCATACCGCCACGGGGAAGTTAAAGGCGGAGATAATGCCTACCAGCCCCAGTGGGTGGTACTGCTCATACATACGGTGGCCCGGGCGCTCAGAATGCATGGTCAGGCCATACAACTGGCGGCTCTGGCCCACGGCAAAGTCGCAGATGTCGATCATTTCCTGTACTTCGCCAAAGCCTTCCTGCAGGCTTTTGCCCATTTCATAACTTACCAGGCGGCCCAGGGCTTTTTTGTGCGTGCGCAGGGCATCGCCCATCTGGCGCACTACATCGCCCCGCTTGGGTGCGGGCCACTGCCGCCATTCCAGGAAGGCTGCCTGTGCTTTTTCAATCACCTGTTCATATTCTTTCCGGCCGGTGGCCTGCACCGCTGCAATCGCCTGCCCGTCTACCGGCGACCAGCTTTGCAATGTTTCGCCCTGTCCCGTGAGCCAATGGCCGCCAATGGCCACGCCGCTATGGGAGGAGGTGATATTGAAGTGTTGAAGGATATCGTTTATCATGGGTGAATTTTTTAAATCGTACAGCGTACAATGTACAACGTACGCGCGGGTATTAGGTTATGTTAATGAATGAGCTGCCTGTGGGTTCAGTGCAAATGTAAAAGTACGTTGTACATTGTACGCTGTACGTTGTACATTTTTCTCACTTCCGCCCCGTCTGTGAGCTATACGTGCTCTCAAAGATCTTATCCGCATTGCCGGCTTCAAAGCCTTCACGGCGGTGCTGGCGGGTGAGCTGGTCGGCGGGCAGGTGGGCAAAAGCGGGGAGCACCTTGCGTTCTGCAAACTCCACGTAGGAGCCGGCTATTTCGTGCTGCTCACCGCTGGCAAAGGTGGCCATGATCTTTTTGGCTACCGTGGCGCTTTGTAGCAGGGCGCCGTCCGGGCTGATTTTGATCTTGCCGCCGGCATCGTTGAGGAGGAAGCCATGCTTTTCCAGGAAGGCGTTGAACTGTGCTACGGTGTTATAGCCCGCGGGCAGGTTATGCACGCTGATGGTAAAGTGGTTGAGGTAATAGCGGTTATAGATCACCCAGGCGGCGTACTCACTTTCTGCGCTGAGAGCCAGGAAATCTGCCAGGGTAGGGGTTCTCCAGAGGCCACTGTGCAGGAAGGCGTCCACCGCGGCGGCATCGTCCAGGTTTAGCGTTGTTACGGGGTCGGCCTTTACTTCACCGGTGTAAGAATGGATAATGGCCTGTGCGGCACTGCTAAGGTCCTGCACGCGCAGTTCACTGATGAAGATGCGGGGCAGGTGCGGCTCCGGGGGCGCATACCAGTAGGCGTCCAGTTTTTTGGCCGGGAAATGGTAGACATCGCGGCGCTGGTAGCCGTAATGCAGGAAGATCTTTTCCAGCGATTGTATGCCCAGCAGGGGCACCCCCATGGTACGGAATGCAATGTGATCATTCTCGATGCCTGCTGCATCTTTGATAATGCCTTCGGCCACCATGGCCTGGATAATACCGCTTACATCGGGCACTCTTTCGCGGTAGCGCGACATCAGCCCGTCTAAGATTGCTTGGATCATGCTTTGGTGTGGAATGTGATGAGATGCTGGCAATTTACAATTTCCCGGCTTATAAACATCCAACGCGGCAGTTTTGCAGGTAATGATTATTTAAAGCCGCGCCTGCGGCGGATTGGCAGAAAAATGACGTAATTTTATTCCCCCGCATAACAAGAAACGGGGTGTTTTTTAACCAGGTAGATGAGTTACGATGAACATTAAAGTGATCGCATTCGATGCAGACGATACGCTGTGGGTGAATGAGCCCTACTTCAGGGAAACAGAAGAGAAATTTTGCCAGCTGATGGAGGATTACATGCCGCGCAACAGCATTGACAAAGAGCTATTCAAAACCGAAATACAGAACCTTTCGCTTTACGGATATGGGATCAAAGGCTTCACGCTGTCGATGATAGAAACCGCCCTGCGGGTGTCTGACAAGACGGTGAGCATAGACGTGATAGAGCAGGCCATCGCTTACGGCAAGGACTTGTTGGGCCGGCCCATAGAACTGATAGATGGCATAGAATCCGTACTGGAAGCGCTCAAGGACCAATACCGCCTGGTGGTGGCCACTAAAGGTGACCTGCTGGACCAGGAACGCAAACTGAGAAAATCAGGGCTCCTGCATTACTTCCATCACATTGAAGTAATGAGCGACAAACAGGAAGCCGATTACCAGAAGCTGCTCCGCCACCTGGATATCCCCGCCCAGCAATTCATGATGGTAGGCAACTCCCTCAAATCAGACATCCTGCCCGTCCTTAACCTGGGTGGCCACGCCATCCATATTCCCTTCCACACCACGTGGGCCCACGAGCAGATAGAGCACAACGTGGAGCATCCTAATTTCCGGCAGGAAGTAGGCGTGGCGGATATTTTGAGATATCTGGTAGCGTGAAAGACGTACAGCGTACAACGTACAGCGTATTTTTCAGGCATAAAAAAAGAGCGCGAAATAAATGCTTCGCGCTCTTCTATTTTAAGTACGTTGTACGTTGTACGCTGTACGTTGTACGATTTAATACTGCTCCTTCTCATTCGGGAAATCCCTGTTTTTTACATCCTTCACGTACTGCTGGGTGGCGTTGTAGATCTCTTCGTAGAGGTTCAGGTAGCGGCGGAGGAAGCGGGGCTTGAAGTCTTTGTTGATACCCAGGAGATCGTGCATAACAAGTACCTGGCCATCTACGTGCATGCCGGCGCCAATGCCGATGATAGGAATGTGCACGGCCTCTGCCACCTGTTTGGCCAGCAGGGCAGGGATCTTTTCCAGTACGATGGAAAAACAGCCGGCGTCCTGCAGCAGTTTGGCGTCTGACAAGAGTTTGGCCGCTTCTGCTTCTTCCGTAGCCCGTACGGCGTAGGTGCCAAATTTATAGATGGACTGCGGCGTGAGGCCCAGGTGGCCTACTACGGGCACGCCCGCGGAGATAATACGTTTTACGGATTCTATAACCTCTTCACCGCCCTCGATCTTCACCGCGTGGGCGCCGGTTTCTTTCATGATGCGTACGGCGGAGGCCAGTGCTTCCTTGGAATTGCCCTGGTAAGAACCAAAGGGCAGGTCCACCACCACCAGGGCGCGGCGCGCGGCGCGTACCACGGATGCTGCATGGTAGATCATCTGGTCCAGGGTAATGGGCAGGGTGGTTTCATGACCGGCCATTACATTGGAGGCGGAGTCGCCCACCAGCAGTACGTCCACACCGGCGTCGTCCAGGATGCGGGCCATCGAAAAATCGTACGCGGTAAGCATGGAGATCTTTTCACCGTCCACTTTCATCTTCTGGATGGTATGGGTCGTGACGCGCTTTACTTCTTTGTGTACAGACATGTGCTTCTTTTACAGTTCAGTGAATCAATACCGGGCAAAGGTAAGCCTGTTGGTCAATTTCCAACTAACAATTTACAATTTCAATGAAAGGGGGGATGGTGTGACAAACACGGTCACTTACGCCTTTTCCAGGGGATGGCGGTTGCTCACTTCGTTGTACAGCGCATGGATAATGCCATCTGCCAGCCCTATTTTGGGCACGTAGATCTCTTCAGCATTGGCCCAGCGCATGATGTTGATGTAGATCAGCAGGGCTGGTACGATCACGTCTGCACGGTCTTCCCGCAGCTTGTACGTATGGATGCGTTCATCCAGGCTTACATTGCTCAGTTCCTTGTGATAATTCTTGAGCGTTTCCAGGGAAAGGGGCTTGCCTTCCTTGCGTTTGGAGAGGGAGAAGATCTTATTGATATTGCCGCCGGAGCCGATGGCCACTACATTCCAGAGCTGGCGCAGGGTGTTCTTGATGAAATTTTTCAGGGACTGCCACTGTTCTTCCGTTACCTGGTTGTGCAGCAGGCGGATGGTGCCAATGTTGAACGATTCCTTGAACAGGAGCCGGTTGGCGCTGAAACAGGTGATCTCGGTACTACCGCCACCCACGTCAATATAGAGGTAGGATTTGGTAATATCCATATGTTCTGCAATATGGTTTTCGTAGATGAAAGCGGCTTCTTCCTGGCCGGTGATGGTGCGGATCCGGATGCCGGTTTCCTGCAGTACCCGGTCCAGGATGGCAGGACCGTTCTCTGCATCGCGCATGGCGGAGGTGGCGCAGGCCATATAGTGCTCCACGCCATAGACCTCCAGCAGCAGTTTGTAAGCGGAGATGGTTTTCACCAGCTCGTCTGCCTTTTTATCCGAGATACGTTTGGTGTCAAATACGTCGAAACCCAGTCGCAGCGGCACTCTCACCAGGTTTATCTTGGTGAAGTCCATTTCCCCCTGCGCATTGGGCGATGCCTCTGAGATGAGCAGTCGGCCTGCATTGGAACCAATATCGATCGCGGCTAATTTCATGGGCCAAAAATAATCGTTTCGTGTTAGCTTTTAGCAGCTATCGCCTTTTCATGCAAATAATTTGCCGTAGCTACCTGCGAACGAATTTTTTCTCCTTCCGTTTTGCGGTATTCATTTTTCTGCTCATTGTCCAGGATGCGGGCTTTTACGTTGCCATTCAGCTGTATGGTAATAATATCCATGAGTTCTTTGCGGATCTCCGGGTCCAGGATGGGCACGGCGGCTTCCACGCGGTGGTCCAGGTTGCGCGTCATCCAGTCGCAACTGGCGATGAGCACTTTTTCATCGCCCCCGTTGTGGAAAATGAACACGCGGGCGTGTTCCAGGTATTCATCAATGATGCTCACGGCGTGGATGTTGCGCTTCCACTTTTTGTTTTCCGTAAAGGCGCAGCAAATGCCGCGGATGATCATATTCACCTCCACACCTTCCTTGGCCGCTTCATACAGCTTGCCGATCATTTCCTCGTCGCTGAGGGAGTTCATTTTAATGGTGATGCGGGCGCGTTTCTTATTCCTGGCGGCCCGGATCTCCTTATCGATCATGCGCAGGAAATAGGGGCGCATGCTGTAAGGGCTTACCGGCATGATCTTGCAGGCATCGAGGAATTTGAAATCGTGGCGCGGGCTTTCCAGGAATGCAAAAATGCGGTTAATGTCTGCGATCACGCTACGGTTGGCCGTGAGCAGGCAATGGTCCCCATACACGCGCGCGGTACGTTCATTGAGATTACCGGTGCTTACAAAGCCATACTGGAAAGTACTGTTGCCATTGCGGGCTTTGATCACGCAGATCTTGGCATGTACTTTCAGGCCGGGTACGCCCAGCAGTACATGTACGCCTTCTTCTTCCAGGCGTGATTTCCAATCCAGGTTGGCCGCTTCGTCAAAGCGGGCGCGCAATTCTATCACCACCGTTACGTCTTTACCGTTACGGGCAGCGTTGATCAAGGCATTTACCACCTTGGAGTTGCGGGCCATGCGGTAAGCCGTGATCTTAATGCTGGTCACATTGGGATCAATGGCAGCTTCGCGCAGGAGGTCTATCACGGTATCAAAAGAGTGGTAGGGAAAGTGCAGCATCACATCCTGTTCCTGGATCACCTGCATAACGCTGGGTACATTGATAAACTTGGGATGGATGTAAGTTTTGCGGGCAATGCTTTTAGGCGTGGTGAACACAGACTCCGGGAAATCCATGAAGTCCTTGAAGTTGTGGATGCGGGCGCCGGGAATGAGGTTGTCTTTCCCGGAAAGGCCCATGCGGCGCATGAGGTATTCCAGCAGCAGCGGATCAATGTCCTTGTCATAGACAAAACGTACGGTCTTGCCCTTGCGACGGTCTTTCAGGCCTTTCTCGATCTGGTGGATGAGGCCCGTGGAAATATCGTTATCAATATCCAGCTCTGCATCGCGGGTCACCTTGATGATGTAGCTTGAAAATTTATCGTAGCCAAAGTAGCTGAAGACCTTGGGCAGGTTAAAACGCACCACGTCTTCCAGCAGGATGATATCGCGCTCACCCTGGGAGTGGGGCAGGATGATAAAGCGGTTGAGCACTGAAGTAGGGATCTCGATCAGTGCGTATTTCTGGCGGGTGCCGGGCTTTTCACTGTCCAGTACCACACCGAGGTAAATGGATTTATCGCGGAGGATGGGGAACTGCGGAATGCTTTCAATCATCAGGGGAATGATGTTGGTGCGCACCTGCTCATTGAAGTAGTTGCTTACAAATTCCTGCTGTACTTCGTTGAGCTGTGCTTCCGTGCGGATGTGGATGTGCTGCTGTTCCAGCTCCTGCACGATGTTCTTGAAAATGCGGTCAAACTCCTGCTGCTGGTGGATCACGATGGTTTGGATCTCGTCCAGCACCTGCTCCGCATTTTCTTCAATATGCATGCGGTTGCTCTTATTGAGGGCGGTCATGCGCTTGAGGGTGGCCACGCGCACGCGGAAAAATTCGTCGAGGTTATTGGAGAAGATCCCGAGAAAGCGCAGGCGTTCCACCAGGGGTACGGTTACGTCGGCCGCTTCCTGGAGCACGCGGGCGTTGAAGGCCAGCCAGCTTACATCGCGGGGGATCATTTTCTTGGGGGTAGTGTGGAGTTGCTTGCTGATGGCGGGTAGCTTTTTCGTCAGGACCGGTTCACTCACCTTTAATCCTGCGGCAGCCTCTCTTTTAGTCATTCTCTTTTTGGTTTTTGCTCTTGAAGTCACAAGGATACGGCTTTTAAGGTGAACTTAAAGTTAAGGATTTTTGGCGCGCTGAGGAGTGGCGCCCGAGGGTGGGAGCAGGGATGGGGTGGCTGCAATAATACCGGGAAGGGGAACCTTATGCCGCCTCTTCCAGCGGCTGCAGCGTTTCCAGGTCGATATTGAAAAAGATCCGCATCGGACCGTAACGTTCCTCTATGAAGGCGGCCAGGCAAACCACTTTATCACCCTGGCGGTCTTTGAAAATGATCTCCTTGAAACAGGGGAACTCCCGCAGCGGGCGGTAAAGGATAAACTCCTTCAAGCTCACGTGGCGCCGGGCCTCCGGCCTGCCAGGGTACTTGAATTTCTGTTGGGTATCGTGCATATCCTGCAGCTCATATCCATGTTTTCCCATGATCTCATTGAGATCTTGTCTTTGTACACAGTGAATGCGGTGCAACACCACGAGCATCACGCCGGCAAACAACACGAACAATCCAAAAAAAATCAACGTCATCGCAACTTAACTTAGTCAAAAAATCAGGCAGCCTTTCGCTCCTTATTGAAAATGGGCAGGCAGATAAAACTGATCAGCCCTAAAGTAATGATCAATACTGTTTGCGCCAGCCAGATGATCCAGCCAAAGGCCTTGCCAATAATAGCCGGGATCTGGTATAATAACAGGGTTTCCTGCACCAGCGGCGGGTAGGCGCCTATGCCACCGGGTGTTACGATCATGCCGATGCTCCCCATGGAAAGCACGGCCATAGCTGCTTTCAGGCCAAGGTGACTGGTTTCCGCCAGGCAGAAGAAGCCACAATACAGCATGGAAAAATAAGCACCCCAGATCAGCAGCGTATAAGCAATGAAACCCCATTTGTTCTTCATTTTGCCAATGGACAACAGCCCTTCCAGTACGCCTTTTGCCATCATCTTGATCTTCAGGGCAAATTTGGTCTGCCCCAGCTTGCGGAACAACCAGCGCAGCACCACTACCACCACTATCAGCACTACCATGGCAATGATCCATTGGGTGGAATTGGCATTATCGATCTTGCGTTGCAGCACTTCCATTTTTTCATGGAAAAGATCACCCAGTAAAGACAGTTGGGAAAGGATGGTAGCAAGGATCAGTGTAAGCAGGCAAACTACGTCTACTGCGCGTTCGGCAATGAGGGTGCCGATCAGTTTTTCGGCAGGTATTTTCTCGTAGCGGGCCAGCACCGCACAGCGGGAAATTTCTCCCACACGGGGTACGCCCAGGTTTACCAGGTAGCCGATCATTACGGAGAAAAAGGCGTTGCTCAGGCGGGGGTGGTAGCCCAGGGGCTCTATCAGCAGTTTCCAGCGCGCCGCGCGGAACAGGTGGCTGAATACACCGATGACCATGGCCGGCAGCACCAGCCAGTAATTGGCGCGTTTAAAGGCAGCTACTATATCTGCTCTGTCCTGGGCGGTCATATCCTTGTTGGCGAGCCATATCAGCAACAGGCCTATGCCCATAAAGACCACGATGTTCAGTACTTGCTTTAAACGCCTGGACATAGGTGCTACAAATTAAGTTAGAGGTAGGGGTTAAAGCCGGTTCCCTTCTTTCGGGAATACGGCAATGGGTTGATGGGTACGGGCTGCTTCCAGTTCCATGGTGGCATAAGAGATAATGATCACAATATCGCCCACGGCGCAGAGACGGGCGGCCGGGCCGTTCATACATACCACACCGGAACCACGCTTGCCTTTCAGCACGTAAGTCTCCAGGCGCTCGCCGTTATTAACGTTCACGACCTGCACTTTCTCGTATTCAATCAGCCCGGCCGCGTCCATCAGGTCTTCATCGATCGTGATGCTGCCTACATACTGCAGGTTCGCTTCGGTGATCACCGCCCGGTGGATCTTACATTTTAATACTTCAATTTGCATAGTTGTAACCAAATGTGGTACGCAAAGGTAGTGATTTTGGATATTACCTATAGTGCACTAACTATTACGACAATGCCATGACTGCCAATGCTTAGCACCGTTTCCTGGCAACGGCTCTAAATCAAGGGTTTGTCATGGCATTTAAACAAAACTTTAACATTAAGGGTCGTATCTTACGGAAATTGTCCTAAGTCCCAGGACCCAGGTCTTAGGGAACTTCCAAATGCATGGACCAGTGCCTAAGACCTAAGACTTTGTACCTAAGACAATTTTAGTACACCATATTATCGATCAGCCTCACGTCTCCCAGTTTGGCAGCCACCAGGGCTACCTGTTTGCCAGATGTGGGATGGAAGATGGGTTGCAGGGTTTCGGCGTCGGCAATGGCCACGTAGTCCGGCACAAAACCGCCTGCTTCCAGCCGGCGGGTGGCCTCGGCGATGAGGGGGGCATAATCTGCCTCCGCATGGTGTTCCGTGATGTAAGAGAGTACTTTGTAAATAAGGGTGGCGCCGGCCCGTTCCGTGGGGCTCAGGCGTACGTTACGGCTGCTCATGGCCAGGCCGTCTGCCTCGCGTTTGGTAGGGCAGATGACCAGTTGGGCCGGCAGGCCCGTGATCTCCAGCAGGCGCTTCACGATCATGCATTGCTGGAAATCTTTCTGGCCCATGAACAGCTGGTCCGGCATTACCAGTTGTAGTAGTTTGTGTACAATGCGGCCCACGCCCTGGAAGTGACCGGGACGGTGGGCGCCCTCCAGCAGGGTTTCCAGGTAGCCAAAGTCGTAATGGGGCCCGCCGGCCAGGCCTTCGGGGTACATTTCCGCCACGGAGGGGAGGAACAGCACATGGCAGCCGGCATCCGTCAGCTTCGCCGTATCGGCTTCCACGGTGATGGGGTATTTTTCAAAATCCTTGGGATCGTTGAACTGGGTGGGATTTACGAAAATGCTGCATACCACCAGGTCTGTATGCTCCAGGGCGGTGGTCACCAGTTGCAGGTGCCCTTCGTGCAGGGCGCCCATAGTAGGCACAAAACCAATGCTTTTACCGGCTGTACGGGCATTGTCCAGGTAGGCCTTCAGGTCGGCAGCATGTTTAAAAACGTACATATTTAATGGCTTAAACGGTAGGTAAAACGGGTAATTGCCGGTTTTTAAACAGAAATTCCGTAATTTTGCCAACCAAATTAAAAATTACTGCATTAATAATCAGCGTAAATG
Coding sequences:
- the amaB gene encoding L-piperidine-6-carboxylate dehydrogenase; protein product: MINDILQHFNITSSHSGVAIGGHWLTGQGETLQSWSPVDGQAIAAVQATGRKEYEQVIEKAQAAFLEWRQWPAPKRGDVVRQMGDALRTHKKALGRLVSYEMGKSLQEGFGEVQEMIDICDFAVGQSRQLYGLTMHSERPGHRMYEQYHPLGLVGIISAFNFPVAVWSWNAMLALVCGDVCIWKPSEKTPLTSIAVQKIMEPILKANAVPGGVLCLVNGGREVGEWLAQDTRVPLVSATGSTRMGKQLATVVGARLGKALLELGGNNAIIISEHANLDMALIGCVFGAVGTAGQRCTTTRRLIIHESVYDAFTQKLVKAYQQLRIGNPLDENQHVGPLIDKDAVQHYLHAIDAVKQQGGRFLVEGGVLEGAGYESGCYVKPCIAEAENHFAIVQHETFAPILYVMKYKTIEEAIALQNGVPQGLSSAIMTQNLRESELFLSAAGSDCGIANVNIGTSGAEIGGAFGGEKETGGGRESGSDAWKAYMRRQTNTLNYSTSLPLAQGIKFDL
- a CDS encoding DUF1338 domain-containing protein; this translates as MIQAILDGLMSRYRERVPDVSGIIQAMVAEGIIKDAAGIENDHIAFRTMGVPLLGIQSLEKIFLHYGYQRRDVYHFPAKKLDAYWYAPPEPHLPRIFISELRVQDLSSAAQAIIHSYTGEVKADPVTTLNLDDAAAVDAFLHSGLWRTPTLADFLALSAESEYAAWVIYNRYYLNHFTISVHNLPAGYNTVAQFNAFLEKHGFLLNDAGGKIKISPDGALLQSATVAKKIMATFASGEQHEIAGSYVEFAERKVLPAFAHLPADQLTRQHRREGFEAGNADKIFESTYSSQTGRK
- a CDS encoding HAD family hydrolase, whose amino-acid sequence is MNIKVIAFDADDTLWVNEPYFRETEEKFCQLMEDYMPRNSIDKELFKTEIQNLSLYGYGIKGFTLSMIETALRVSDKTVSIDVIEQAIAYGKDLLGRPIELIDGIESVLEALKDQYRLVVATKGDLLDQERKLRKSGLLHYFHHIEVMSDKQEADYQKLLRHLDIPAQQFMMVGNSLKSDILPVLNLGGHAIHIPFHTTWAHEQIEHNVEHPNFRQEVGVADILRYLVA
- the panB gene encoding 3-methyl-2-oxobutanoate hydroxymethyltransferase; translated protein: MSVHKEVKRVTTHTIQKMKVDGEKISMLTAYDFSMARILDDAGVDVLLVGDSASNVMAGHETTLPITLDQMIYHAASVVRAARRALVVVDLPFGSYQGNSKEALASAVRIMKETGAHAVKIEGGEEVIESVKRIISAGVPVVGHLGLTPQSIYKFGTYAVRATEEAEAAKLLSDAKLLQDAGCFSIVLEKIPALLAKQVAEAVHIPIIGIGAGMHVDGQVLVMHDLLGINKDFKPRFLRRYLNLYEEIYNATQQYVKDVKNRDFPNEKEQY
- a CDS encoding Ppx/GppA phosphatase family protein translates to MKLAAIDIGSNAGRLLISEASPNAQGEMDFTKINLVRVPLRLGFDVFDTKRISDKKADELVKTISAYKLLLEVYGVEHYMACATSAMRDAENGPAILDRVLQETGIRIRTITGQEEAAFIYENHIAEHMDITKSYLYIDVGGGSTEITCFSANRLLFKESFNIGTIRLLHNQVTEEQWQSLKNFIKNTLRQLWNVVAIGSGGNINKIFSLSKRKEGKPLSLETLKNYHKELSNVSLDERIHTYKLREDRADVIVPALLIYINIMRWANAEEIYVPKIGLADGIIHALYNEVSNRHPLEKA
- the ppk1 gene encoding polyphosphate kinase 1, translating into MTKREAAAGLKVSEPVLTKKLPAISKQLHTTPKKMIPRDVSWLAFNARVLQEAADVTVPLVERLRFLGIFSNNLDEFFRVRVATLKRMTALNKSNRMHIEENAEQVLDEIQTIVIHQQQEFDRIFKNIVQELEQQHIHIRTEAQLNEVQQEFVSNYFNEQVRTNIIPLMIESIPQFPILRDKSIYLGVVLDSEKPGTRQKYALIEIPTSVLNRFIILPHSQGERDIILLEDVVRFNLPKVFSYFGYDKFSSYIIKVTRDAELDIDNDISTGLIHQIEKGLKDRRKGKTVRFVYDKDIDPLLLEYLMRRMGLSGKDNLIPGARIHNFKDFMDFPESVFTTPKSIARKTYIHPKFINVPSVMQVIQEQDVMLHFPYHSFDTVIDLLREAAIDPNVTSIKITAYRMARNSKVVNALINAARNGKDVTVVIELRARFDEAANLDWKSRLEEEGVHVLLGVPGLKVHAKICVIKARNGNSTFQYGFVSTGNLNERTARVYGDHCLLTANRSVIADINRIFAFLESPRHDFKFLDACKIMPVSPYSMRPYFLRMIDKEIRAARNKKRARITIKMNSLSDEEMIGKLYEAAKEGVEVNMIIRGICCAFTENKKWKRNIHAVSIIDEYLEHARVFIFHNGGDEKVLIASCDWMTRNLDHRVEAAVPILDPEIRKELMDIITIQLNGNVKARILDNEQKNEYRKTEGEKIRSQVATANYLHEKAIAAKS
- a CDS encoding lysylphosphatidylglycerol synthase transmembrane domain-containing protein; its protein translation is MSRRLKQVLNIVVFMGIGLLLIWLANKDMTAQDRADIVAAFKRANYWLVLPAMVIGVFSHLFRAARWKLLIEPLGYHPRLSNAFFSVMIGYLVNLGVPRVGEISRCAVLARYEKIPAEKLIGTLIAERAVDVVCLLTLILATILSQLSLLGDLFHEKMEVLQRKIDNANSTQWIIAMVVLIVVVVVLRWLFRKLGQTKFALKIKMMAKGVLEGLLSIGKMKNKWGFIAYTLLIWGAYFSMLYCGFFCLAETSHLGLKAAMAVLSMGSIGMIVTPGGIGAYPPLVQETLLLYQIPAIIGKAFGWIIWLAQTVLIITLGLISFICLPIFNKERKAA
- the panD gene encoding aspartate 1-decarboxylase, with the protein product MQIEVLKCKIHRAVITEANLQYVGSITIDEDLMDAAGLIEYEKVQVVNVNNGERLETYVLKGKRGSGVVCMNGPAARLCAVGDIVIIISYATMELEAARTHQPIAVFPKEGNRL
- the panC gene encoding pantoate--beta-alanine ligase — its product is MYVFKHAADLKAYLDNARTAGKSIGFVPTMGALHEGHLQLVTTALEHTDLVVCSIFVNPTQFNDPKDFEKYPITVEADTAKLTDAGCHVLFLPSVAEMYPEGLAGGPHYDFGYLETLLEGAHRPGHFQGVGRIVHKLLQLVMPDQLFMGQKDFQQCMIVKRLLEITGLPAQLVICPTKREADGLAMSSRNVRLSPTERAGATLIYKVLSYITEHHAEADYAPLIAEATRRLEAGGFVPDYVAIADAETLQPIFHPTSGKQVALVAAKLGDVRLIDNMVY